A part of Rhinatrema bivittatum chromosome 16, aRhiBiv1.1, whole genome shotgun sequence genomic DNA contains:
- the LOC115078646 gene encoding protein mono-ADP-ribosyltransferase PARP15-like: MIVNIQGMQALVPEENKYFHVRRKEKLTEKGLPAFWEEVAGSRKAQMVMLSRDSLEYKTVEKRFNLSASHYQIQSVERIQCIPLYEAYSLRKKQMEEKNGQETQNERILFHGTCWETTLLICEHGFNRSLNQRSVHGRGVYFAVNAEISTGPNYSKPNSDGLRVIIQARVLTGKYTHGQAGLKAAPSRSASSGRDLFDSVVDKVESPSTFVIFHDSQAYPEYRITFK, encoded by the exons ATGATCGTGAATATTCAGGGCATGCAGGCGCTGGTGCCAGAAGAAAACAAGTATTTCCATGTTCGGAGGAAGGAGAAACTAACAG AGAAGGGGCTTCCAGCTTTCTGGGAGGAAGTTGCTGGCAGTAGGAAAGCCCAGATGGTAATGCTGAGCCGCGACTCACTGGAGTACAAGACGGTGGAGAAACGCTTCAACCTGTCTGCGTCCCACTACCAGATTCAATCT GTTGAAAGGATTCAGTGTATCCCCCTCTATGAGGCATATAGTCTTCGGAAGAAGCAGATGGAGGAGAAGAATGggcaggaaacccagaatgagaggATCCTGTTTCATGGCACCTGTTGGGAAACCACTTTGTTGATATGTGAACATGGCTTTAACCGGAGCTTGAACCAGCGATCAG TGCATGGCCGTGGAGTTTACTTTGCAGTGAATGCTGAAATCTCCACAGGACCCAATTATTCCAAGCCGAACAGCGATGGCCTCCGGGTCATAATCCAGGCACGAGTATTAACCGGGAAGTACACGCACGGGCAGGCTGGCCTGAAGGCTGCACCATCGCGCTCTGCCTCCTCAGGCCGTGACCTCTTTGACAGCGTGGTGGATAAGGTGGAATCGCCTTCCACCTTCGTTATCTTCCATGACTCGCAGGCCTATCCGGAATATCGAATAACCTTCAAATAA
- the LOC115078645 gene encoding uncharacterized protein LOC115078645, with protein MESRPGKVEAEEADVIINPVSSAYDCTDSPLFFAAGDSVQQEFRRKEDRYGLTCTGPGKLRCKIIIHVRQICLLSQQDTLKKILEDCDSKREYRSVCLFISHTAVIDWVTSNSASESSQATEVSWQQLRAKSASKPAELQLFAEKQETLRRASQTIGTHFASLYSQHVLQHPALRHLTERHLQEMHPQLCRSGVAKDCLKLEGTEPEVERARDLVERALRELKAPEEEAERKWLLAVAPVAVRGAEGTEGLQHPGQLPAGAEAISWG; from the exons ATGGAAAGCAGGCCGGGCAAGGTGGAGGCCGAAGAGGCGGACGTGATTATTAATCCCGTGAGCTCAGCCTACGACTGCACGGACT CTCCTCTCTTCTTTGCCGCTGGAGACTCGGTCCAACAGGAATTCAGGAGGAAAG AAGACAGATACGGGCTGACGTGCACAGGACCCGGCAAGCTGAGGTGTAAAATTATTATCCACGTCAGACAGATCTGCCTGCTGAGCCAGCAAGACACCCTGAAGAAGATCCTCGAAGACTGCGACAGCAAACGGGAATATCGCTCCGTCTGCCTGTTCATCAGCCACACAG CTGTGATTGACTGGGTCACATCCAACTCTGCCAGTGAAAGCTCCCAGGCCACCGAGGTCAGCTGGCAGCAGCTCAGAGCAAAATCTGCCAGCAAGCCCGCCGAGCTCCAGCTCTTTGCTGAGAAACAAGAGACGCTCAGGAGGGCATCCCAGACCATCGGCACGCACTTCGCCTCGCTGTACTCCCAGCACGTCCTCCAACACCCGGCCCTGCGGCACCTAACCGAGCGCCACCTGCAGGAAATGCACCCCCAGCTGTGCCGCTCGGGCGTGGCAAAGGACTGCCTGAAACTGGAGGGCACGGAGCCAGAGGTGGAGAGGGCCAGGGACCTGGTGGAGCGGGCCCTGCGGGAGCTGAAGGCCCCAGAGGAGGAGGCGGAGCGGAAGTGGCTCCTGGCTGTCGCCCCGGTGGCAGTACGAGGAGCAGAAGGCACTGAAGGACTTCAGCACCCTGGACAGCTGCCAGCTGGAGCCGAGGCTATCAGCTGGGGCTAG